In the genome of Cupriavidus malaysiensis, one region contains:
- a CDS encoding HdeD family acid-resistance protein: protein MLLYYAKLWWVVALRGIFAVLFGLCAFFAPIATLAVLILIFGAYAAADGVVALAMAISGKERDGSDRWILALQGVLGLGIGALTLFNPAVTALSLLLYIAAWTLATGVLQIVAAVRLRKEIPNEWWMILAGLASIALAFLLLWNPVAGALAVLWMIASWATVCGILLIGVAFRLRRAHHDHLHGKPLAA, encoded by the coding sequence ATGCTTCTGTACTACGCGAAACTGTGGTGGGTCGTGGCGCTGCGAGGTATTTTCGCAGTGCTGTTCGGCCTGTGCGCCTTTTTCGCGCCGATCGCGACGCTGGCCGTGCTGATACTGATCTTCGGTGCCTACGCCGCCGCCGACGGGGTGGTCGCCCTGGCCATGGCCATCTCGGGCAAGGAGCGCGACGGCAGCGACCGCTGGATCCTCGCGTTGCAAGGGGTGCTCGGCCTCGGCATCGGCGCGCTCACCTTGTTCAATCCAGCCGTCACGGCGCTGTCCCTGCTGCTGTACATCGCTGCCTGGACCCTGGCCACCGGGGTGCTGCAGATCGTTGCCGCGGTCCGCCTGCGCAAGGAGATCCCGAACGAGTGGTGGATGATCCTGGCCGGGCTGGCCAGCATCGCGCTCGCCTTCCTGCTGCTGTGGAATCCCGTTGCAGGCGCACTCGCCGTCCTGTGGATGATTGCAAGCTGGGCCACTGTGTGCGGCATACTGCTCATTGGCGTCGCATTCCGGCTGCGGCGCGCGCATCACGACCACCTGCACGGAAAACCCCTGGCGGCCTGA
- a CDS encoding glycosyltransferase family 39 protein gives MRSSSTSRYAGLPVAAIALVSLFILLVWFGTLDARHLLRSDEGRYAEIAREMFASGDWVTIRYNDLKYFEKPPFHMWVTALTYTLFGLGDWQARLCVALSGMIGLVASMMASTRWFGARAGLLTGLVLVAAPMWSVAAHFNSLDMTLSGAMACVLAFMLLAQHPDASPAARRGWMWACWLAMGVAILTKGLVGIALPGLVLVLYTLISRDFALWRRIHLFSGIALMLVVTVPWFWLVSERNPEFPQFFFIHEHWQRYTSKVHSRSGPVYYFVPLLIAGFLPWLGLFPRMWQVVRGEGQALRSGARPFRPALLTAIWAIAIFVFFSLSDSKLPGYIVPIFPALGILAGSALEHITERSWRRQMLAMAVICAIGLAASPYVATLNSDNTPNALYRPFAVWVGAAFVALLAGIWLSYRVLRRRGVFASVVTYSVAMFCGFTIALLGHEVMGRKSSGADMVPAIKAVLTDDMPLYGVRMLDHTLPFYLQHTLVMVEAPDELDFGTKQEPQKWVPTLDGFVAKWQDGQHAMAIMGADTYEHLRQRHVTMYKIAQDTRRVVVSNFAPPGQAQAAPAASVEPAASAPQ, from the coding sequence ATGCGTAGTTCATCGACCTCGCGCTATGCCGGGTTACCTGTCGCTGCTATCGCGCTGGTAAGCCTGTTCATTCTGCTGGTCTGGTTCGGCACGCTCGATGCGCGCCACCTGCTGCGCTCCGACGAGGGACGATATGCCGAGATCGCGCGCGAAATGTTCGCCAGTGGCGACTGGGTGACGATCCGCTACAACGACCTGAAGTATTTCGAGAAGCCGCCTTTCCATATGTGGGTCACGGCGCTGACCTACACGCTGTTCGGCCTCGGTGACTGGCAGGCACGGCTGTGCGTGGCCTTGTCGGGCATGATCGGCCTGGTGGCCTCGATGATGGCGTCCACCCGCTGGTTCGGCGCGCGAGCCGGCCTGCTGACCGGCCTGGTGCTGGTCGCCGCGCCGATGTGGAGCGTGGCGGCACACTTCAATTCGCTCGACATGACCTTGTCGGGTGCCATGGCCTGCGTGCTGGCCTTCATGCTGCTGGCACAGCATCCGGATGCCAGCCCGGCCGCGCGGCGGGGCTGGATGTGGGCCTGCTGGCTGGCCATGGGTGTGGCCATCCTGACCAAGGGCCTGGTGGGCATCGCCCTGCCCGGCCTGGTGCTGGTGCTCTATACACTGATCTCCCGCGATTTCGCCTTGTGGCGGCGTATCCACCTGTTTTCGGGCATCGCGCTGATGCTGGTGGTCACGGTGCCCTGGTTCTGGCTGGTTTCCGAGCGCAACCCGGAATTCCCGCAGTTCTTCTTCATTCATGAGCACTGGCAGCGCTATACGTCCAAGGTGCACTCGCGCAGCGGCCCCGTGTATTACTTCGTGCCCCTGTTGATCGCCGGTTTCCTGCCCTGGCTCGGCCTGTTCCCGCGCATGTGGCAGGTGGTCCGAGGTGAAGGCCAGGCGCTCCGCTCCGGCGCGCGGCCGTTCCGCCCCGCGTTGCTGACGGCTATCTGGGCCATTGCCATCTTCGTCTTCTTCAGCCTCTCGGACTCCAAGCTGCCCGGCTATATCGTGCCGATCTTCCCGGCCCTGGGCATCCTGGCCGGGTCGGCGCTGGAGCACATCACCGAGCGCTCCTGGCGGCGCCAGATGCTGGCGATGGCGGTGATCTGCGCGATCGGCCTCGCCGCCAGCCCCTACGTGGCTACCCTCAACTCGGACAACACGCCGAATGCCCTCTACCGTCCTTTCGCGGTCTGGGTCGGCGCCGCCTTCGTCGCCCTGCTCGCCGGCATCTGGCTCAGCTATCGCGTGCTGCGCCGCCGTGGCGTCTTCGCCAGCGTCGTGACCTACTCCGTCGCCATGTTCTGCGGCTTCACCATTGCCCTGCTCGGCCACGAGGTGATGGGCCGCAAGTCGTCCGGCGCCGATATGGTGCCCGCCATCAAGGCGGTGCTGACCGACGACATGCCGCTCTACGGCGTGCGCATGCTTGATCACACCCTGCCGTTCTACCTGCAGCACACTCTGGTCATGGTGGAAGCGCCGGACGAACTCGACTTCGGCACCAAGCAGGAACCCCAGAAATGGGTGCCGACGCTGGATGGCTTCGTCGCCAAGTGGCAGGACGGCCAGCATGCGATGGCGATCATGGGTGCCGATACCTATGAACACCTGCGCCAGCGCCATGTGACGATGTACAAGATCGCTCAGGATACGCGCCGCGTGGTGGTGTCGAACTTCGCGCCGCCGGGCCAGGCGCAGGCTGCGCCGGCCGCCTCCGTCGAACCGGCCGCTTCCGCCCCGCAATGA
- a CDS encoding DMT family transporter, translating into MSLSTFAFIFTGVLLNACAQLLLKAGVNAVGAITLDRATLFATALRVLTQWPVLAGLTLYVVSVGVWIVGLSRVDVSIAYPMLSLGYVVNALAAWWLFGEMIGPLRVAGILLILAGVFLIARS; encoded by the coding sequence ATGAGCCTTTCTACCTTTGCCTTCATCTTTACCGGCGTGCTGCTCAACGCCTGCGCGCAACTGCTGCTCAAGGCCGGCGTCAACGCCGTCGGTGCGATCACGCTGGATCGCGCCACGCTCTTCGCCACCGCCCTGCGCGTGCTGACGCAATGGCCGGTGCTGGCCGGCCTGACCCTGTACGTCGTCAGCGTGGGGGTGTGGATCGTCGGCCTGTCGCGCGTCGACGTGTCGATCGCCTACCCCATGCTGTCGCTCGGCTATGTGGTCAACGCGCTGGCAGCCTGGTGGCTGTTCGGCGAGATGATCGGTCCCTTGCGCGTCGCCGGCATCCTGTTGATACTGGCTGGCGTTTTTCTGATTGCCCGTTCCTAG
- a CDS encoding DegT/DnrJ/EryC1/StrS family aminotransferase, which yields MSASVSPAEAFLPFVRPSIDEAAIAEVGKVLASGWITSGPKMQAFEEALSALFGGRPVRTFANGSATMEIALRIADIGPGDEVITTPITWVATANVVLTVGARPVFVDIDPRTRNIDLDAVEAAITPRTRAIMPVYLSGLPVDMERLYAIAARHQLRVIEDAAQAIDSRWRGQRIGAFGDLASFSFQANKNITCVEGGCLVMNSPEEALRAERLRLQGVIRTGMDGMDVEEPGGKFNLTDVNAAIGLAQLAHLDAITARRAALAETYFRCAEAAGLRDLGIGLPLPLDPHEATTNWHMFQVVLPVERFAGEHPLGARAAVMEAMREQGVGTGVHYPPVHLFSYYRSLGWREGMLPHAERIGRGIVTLPMFPAMRDADVERVCATLSKTCKRLFK from the coding sequence ATGTCCGCATCCGTTTCTCCCGCCGAGGCTTTCCTGCCCTTCGTGCGGCCGAGTATCGATGAAGCCGCCATTGCCGAGGTCGGCAAGGTGCTGGCGTCCGGCTGGATCACCTCAGGCCCCAAGATGCAGGCCTTCGAGGAAGCCCTGTCGGCCCTGTTCGGCGGCCGTCCGGTGCGCACCTTCGCCAATGGTTCGGCAACCATGGAGATCGCGCTGCGCATCGCCGACATCGGCCCGGGCGACGAAGTGATCACCACGCCGATCACCTGGGTGGCGACGGCCAACGTGGTGCTGACCGTCGGTGCCCGTCCGGTGTTCGTCGACATCGACCCGCGCACCCGCAACATCGACCTCGATGCCGTCGAAGCCGCCATCACGCCGCGTACCCGCGCCATCATGCCGGTCTACCTGTCGGGCCTGCCGGTCGACATGGAACGGCTCTACGCCATCGCCGCGCGCCATCAGCTGCGCGTGATCGAGGATGCCGCCCAGGCCATCGACTCGCGCTGGCGCGGCCAGCGCATCGGCGCCTTCGGCGACCTGGCCAGCTTCAGCTTCCAGGCCAACAAGAACATCACCTGCGTCGAAGGCGGCTGCCTGGTGATGAATTCACCCGAGGAAGCCCTGCGCGCCGAGCGCCTGCGCCTGCAAGGCGTGATCCGCACCGGCATGGACGGCATGGACGTCGAGGAGCCGGGCGGCAAGTTCAACCTGACCGACGTCAATGCGGCCATCGGCCTGGCGCAGCTGGCGCACCTGGATGCCATCACGGCGCGCCGGGCGGCGCTCGCCGAGACCTATTTCCGCTGCGCGGAGGCCGCCGGCCTGCGGGATCTGGGCATCGGCCTGCCCTTGCCGCTCGACCCGCACGAGGCCACCACCAACTGGCATATGTTCCAGGTGGTGCTGCCCGTCGAGCGCTTCGCCGGCGAGCATCCGCTGGGCGCGCGCGCCGCGGTGATGGAAGCGATGCGCGAGCAAGGCGTCGGTACCGGCGTGCACTATCCGCCGGTCCACCTGTTTTCTTACTACCGTTCCCTCGGCTGGCGCGAGGGCATGCTGCCGCACGCCGAGCGCATCGGCCGCGGCATCGTGACGCTGCCGATGTTCCCCGCCATGCGGGATGCCGACGTGGAACGTGTCTGCGCAACCCTAAGCAAAACATGCAAACGCCTCTTCAAATGA
- a CDS encoding glycosyltransferase has protein sequence MQTPLQMSPVEVSVIIPVYNEEDGLQALFDRLYPVLDGLGESYEIIFVNDGSRDRSPQLLAAQFHRRPDVTRVVLFNGNFGQHMAILAGFEHSRGKIVVTLDADLQNPPEEIPRLVASMREGHDYVGTIRRERNDSAFRRIASKAMNRLRERITRIKMTDQGCMLRAYDRNIVDTVNACREVNTFIPALAYTFSANPIEIVVEHEQRHAGESKYSLFQLIRLNFDLVTGFSIVPLQWFSAIGTLLSIASAGLVVLLLARRFLFGAEVQGVFTLLAFNFFLVGIMLFGIGLLGEYIGRIYQEVRNRPRFRIQAVLEAGPEGAARPASTEAPCAQ, from the coding sequence ATGCAAACGCCTCTTCAAATGAGCCCCGTGGAGGTCTCGGTCATCATCCCCGTCTACAACGAGGAAGACGGCCTGCAGGCCCTGTTCGACCGCCTCTACCCGGTGCTCGACGGACTCGGCGAATCGTACGAGATCATCTTCGTCAACGACGGCAGCCGCGACCGCTCGCCGCAGTTGCTGGCCGCGCAGTTCCACCGCCGCCCGGACGTGACGCGCGTGGTGCTGTTCAACGGCAATTTCGGCCAGCATATGGCGATCCTGGCCGGCTTCGAGCATTCGCGCGGCAAGATCGTCGTCACCCTCGACGCCGACCTGCAGAATCCGCCGGAAGAGATCCCGCGCCTGGTCGCCTCGATGCGCGAGGGCCACGACTACGTGGGCACCATCCGCCGCGAGCGCAACGACTCGGCCTTCCGCCGCATCGCCTCCAAGGCGATGAACCGCCTGCGCGAGCGCATCACCCGCATCAAGATGACGGACCAGGGCTGCATGCTGCGTGCCTACGACCGCAACATCGTCGACACCGTCAACGCCTGCCGCGAGGTCAACACCTTCATCCCGGCGCTGGCCTACACCTTCTCGGCCAACCCGATCGAGATCGTGGTCGAGCACGAGCAGCGCCATGCCGGCGAGTCGAAGTACTCGCTGTTCCAGCTGATCCGGCTCAACTTCGACCTGGTAACCGGCTTCTCGATCGTGCCGCTGCAGTGGTTCTCGGCCATCGGCACGCTGCTGTCGATCGCCTCCGCCGGCCTGGTGGTCCTGCTGCTGGCACGTCGCTTCCTGTTCGGCGCGGAAGTCCAGGGTGTCTTCACCCTGCTGGCCTTCAACTTCTTCCTGGTCGGCATCATGCTGTTCGGCATCGGCCTGCTGGGCGAGTACATCGGCCGCATCTACCAGGAAGTGCGCAACCGCCCGCGCTTCCGCATCCAGGCCGTGCTCGAGGCCGGCCCGGAAGGCGCCGCCAGGCCCGCCAGTACGGAGGCACCGTGCGCGCAGTAG